In one Lolium rigidum isolate FL_2022 chromosome 3, APGP_CSIRO_Lrig_0.1, whole genome shotgun sequence genomic region, the following are encoded:
- the LOC124698625 gene encoding uncharacterized protein LOC124698625, which produces MLRRCHLLLGGSRPPKSLPSCSSPSPRWHSLKHLLSIRAAVSHAAADPCSLTLHFLRNSCGLSEPAATKAAARVHLRSTKKAHAVLALLRGLGLAGSDIARVVAAAPDLLNYRADVTLAPKIDFFRRDVGLSDADIRRILLLDPYRVLCYSLANRLRPNYLLLKNLLGTDQNVVAAVKQSSEFLHGNVQSELLPKVKILREYGATDDVIIKLLTKHPRSLNHKYGGSLFNDTFAAIKELGVSPSHGIFPHAFGVLARMYPSGWKRKMDNYLSLGWTEEQVKQAFVRHPYCISVSADKVRLIWQFFADKLGWTPEYVSASPMLISLSYEKRILPRYRVLHILVSKGHIRSIRIAHLILGEKKFVDKYVTNYLETIPQLLEAYRAGTDSAVTAK; this is translated from the coding sequence ATGCTTCGCCGttgtcacctcctcctcggtggcagCAGACCTCCCAAATCTCTGCCGTCGTGCAGCTCCCCCTCTCCTCGGTGGCATTCTCTCAAACACCTCCTAAGCATCCGTGCCGCCGTCTCCCACGCCGCGGCAGACCCCTGCTCCCTCACGCTccacttcctccgcaattcctgcGGCCTCTCCGAGCCCGCCGccaccaaggcggccgcgcgcgtcCACCTGCGTTCCACCAAGAAGGCGCACGCCGTCCtcgccctcctccgcggcctcggccTCGCGGGCTCCGACATCGCCCgtgtcgtcgccgccgcccccgatTTGCTCAACTACCGGGCCGACGTCACGCTCGCGCCCAAGATCGACTTCTTCCGCCGAGACGTCGGCCTCTCCGACGCCGACATCCGCCGCATCCTCCTCCTCGACCCGTACCGCGTTCTCTGCTACAGCCTCGCTAACCGCCTCCGCCCCAACTACCTCCTCCTCAAGAACCTCCTCGGCACCGACCAGAACGTGGTCGCCGCAGTCAAGCAGTCCTCCGAGTTCCTCCACGGCAACGTCCAATCCGAGCTGCTCCCAAAGGTCAAGATCCTCCGCGAATATGGTGCCACCGACGATGTTATCATCAAGCTGCTCACCAAGCACCCCAGGTCGCTTAACCACAAGTACGGAGGCTCCCTCTTTAACGACACCTTTGCCGCCATCAAGGAGCTCGGGGTCAGCCCGTCCCACGGCATCTTCCCGCACGCCTTTGGGGTGTTAGCTCGCATGTATCCCTCCGGATGGAAGCGCAAGATGGACAATTATCTCAGCTTGGGGTGGACTGAGGAGCAGGTGAAGCAGGCCTTCGTGAGGCACCCATACTGCATATCCGTGTCGGCTGACAAAGTCAGGCTTATCTGGCAATTCTTTGCCGATAAGCTTGGCTGGACCCCGGAGTATGTTTCGGCTAGCCCAATGCTCATCTCGCTCAGCTACGAGAAGCGCATCCTACCAAGGTACAGGGTGCTACACATATTGGTGTCCAAGGGTCACATCAGAAGCATCCGGATAGCCCATCTCATTCTGGGGGAGAAGAAGTTTGTGGACAAGTATGTCACCAATTACCTGGAAACGATTCCTCAACTACTGGAAGCTTACAGAGCTGGGACAGACAGTGCTGTGACTGCAAAGTAG